A stretch of the Arachis stenosperma cultivar V10309 chromosome 6, arast.V10309.gnm1.PFL2, whole genome shotgun sequence genome encodes the following:
- the LOC130932961 gene encoding uncharacterized protein LOC130932961 encodes MSNSNDQQPQRSKPFRPTKPLEIHNSSGLTLVPRVKVTLTIYPLAATVTSVDEWKMKRALIDYLHTTHSLAIPENDLDVKRVRDLKKRKREEPVASGTLRIWNLEFIEEDDEEGEGAVEKRVWEWRKRLVEKMNGIELNLEGVKFKLDVSVPVSDDFEAMKKDWEQFFAFDTRGYYRGKRDPDTIILRGVPSRWFAEPRVSSKPSMLVTHTIFSTFGKIRNLNVAEDDDPGKDANEDSGDLVSGLYCKIVVQFEKYRDFHDALRVLCGRSLQKQGSRLKADYEVSLDRDGFFRNTRNQTQEKTNRVSTTAADHYKSEAPRRHTPYARHSPENVRPRRFRE; translated from the exons ATGAGCAACAGCAACGACCAACAACCCCAACGGTCAAAGCCGTTTCGCCCAACGAAACCGTTAGAGATTCACAACAGCAGCGGCCTCACGCTCGTCCCGCGCGTGAAGGTCACGCTCACTATCTACCCTCTCGCCGCAACTGTTACCTCCGTCGACGAGTGGAAGATGAAGCGCGCTCTCATCGACTACCTTCACACCACTCACTCCCTCGCGATTCCCGAGAACGACCTCGACGTTAAGCGCGTGAGGGACCTCAAGAAGCGGAAGCGCGAGGAGCCTGTTGCTTCGGGGACTCTCAGGATCTGGAATCTCGAGTTcattgaagaagatgatgagGAAGGCGAGGGTGCGGTTGAGAAGAGGGTTTGGGAGTGGAGGAAGAGGTTGGTGGAGAAGATGAACGGGATTGAGCTGAATCTTGAAGGGGTTAAGTTCAAGCTTGATGTTTCTGTTCCCGTTTCGGATGATTTTGAGGCAATGAAGAAAGATTGGGAACAGTTTTTTGCGTTTGATACTCGAG GGTACTATAGAGGGAAGCGTGATCCAGATACGATTATTTTGAGGGGTGTGCCCTCACGATGGTTTGCTGAGCCTAGAGTTTCTTCTAAGCCTTCCATGCTCGTCACACATACCATCTTCTCAACATTTGGCAAGATAAG GAATCTTAATGTTGCTGAGGACGATGATCCAGGTAAGGATGCAAATGAAGACAGCGGAGACCTGGTTTCAGGCCTTTACTGTAAGATTGTGGTTCAGTTTGAAAAATATAGAGACTTCCATGATGCATTGAGAGTTCTATGTGGTCGCTCATTGCAAAAG CAAGGATCGAGATTAAAGGCTGATTATGAAGTTAGCTTGGATAGAGATGGATTTTTTCGGAACACGAGAAATCAAACTCAAGAAAAGACCAACAGAGTGTCAACAACGGCAGCAGATCATTATAAAAGTGAAGCTCCTAGACGCCATACCCCTTATGCTCGCCACAGCCCAGAGAATGTGCGGCCAAGGAGATTCCGG GAATAA
- the LOC130933184 gene encoding LIM domain-containing protein WLIM1-like: protein MAFAGTTQKCMACDKTVYLVDKLTADNRIFHKACFRCHHCKGTLKLSNYNSFEGVLYCRPHFDQLFKRTGSLEKSFEGTPKVAKPEKNTDEKPAAAKVSSMFGGTRDKCAGCQKTVYPTEKVTVNGTPYHKSCFKCCHGGCVISPSNYIAHEGKLYCKHHHVQLIKEKGNLSQLEGDHEKSAVQAKINGEEVTAET, encoded by the exons atGGCATTTGCAGGAACAACTCAGAAATGTATGGCTTGTGACAAAACCGTTTACCTTGTTGATAAGTTGACTGCGGATAACCGAATTTTCCACAAAGCTTGCTTCCGCTGCCACCACTGCAAAGGAACTCTCAAG CTGAGCAACTACAACTCTTTTGAGGGAGTTCTTTACTGTAGGCCGCACTTTGATCAACTTTTCAAGAGAACTGGTAGCCTTGAGAAAAGCTTTGAAG GAACACCAAAAGTTGCTAAACCAGAGAAAAACACTGATGAG AAACCTGCAGCAGCCAAAGTTTCAAGTATGTTTGGTGGAACAAGAGATAAATGTGCTGGTTGCCAAAAAACTGTGTATCCAACTGAGAAG GTCACTGTGAATGGGACTCCTTACCATAAGAGTTGCTTCAAGTGCTGCCATGGAGGATGTGTTATCAGCCCTTCCAATTACATCGCGCACGAGGGAAAGCTCTACTGCAAACACCACCATGTCCAACTAATCAAGGAGAAGGGAAACTTGAGTCAGCTAGAAGGTGATCATGAGAAGAGTGCAGTGCAAGCAAAAATCAATGGCGAAGAAGTCACAGCTGAGACATAA
- the LOC130936084 gene encoding uncharacterized protein LOC130936084 has product MSTNEDFFEVGVGKTLQAPPIFAVLGGRQSLSTAIPLDAMLAAIKEKETQVRKQTHHRENSPGLAQTLVLFPSTFTFSTQLGNAKLGDVTGDCTLFGPLPNTNIVRLNNLRIGFRTG; this is encoded by the exons ATGTCCACAAATGAAGACTTCTTTGAAGTTGGAGTTGGAAAGACACTGCAGGCACCTCCAATATTCGCAGTCTTGGGGGGAAGGCAGAGTTTGTCCACTGCAATACCTCTTGATGCCATGTTAGCTGCAATAAAGGAgaaagaaactcaagtcagaaAACAAA CTCATCACAGAGAGAACTCACCTGGGCTTGCACAAACATTGGTTCTTTTTCCATCAACTTTCACATTTTCAACACAGTTGGGGAACGCAAAACTTGGGGATGTCACTGGTGATTGTACTCTCTTTGGTCCTCTACCAAATACCAATATTGTCAGATTGAACAACTTGCGGATTGGCTTTCGAACTGGCTGA